The following proteins are encoded in a genomic region of Trichocoleus sp. FACHB-46:
- a CDS encoding ferredoxin family protein, producing MALATQRVDVPVIVDESKCLEKCTACIEVCPLDVLAKNPDTGKAYMKYDECWFCLPCEKECPTNAITVKIPFLLR from the coding sequence ATGGCGTTAGCAACGCAGCGAGTAGATGTACCTGTGATTGTAGATGAGTCGAAGTGCTTGGAAAAGTGTACAGCTTGTATTGAAGTATGTCCACTAGATGTCTTGGCGAAAAACCCTGACACGGGGAAAGCCTATATGAAATATGACGAGTGTTGGTTCTGCTTACCCTGCGAGAAGGAGTGCCCTACCAATGCGATCACTGTGAAAATTCCATTCTTGTTGAGGTAA
- a CDS encoding Mrp/NBP35 family ATP-binding protein: MSSHSSPFRSPSLAEAPSEAAPDPSLLVRQSEVVARLKQIVEPVLQNDIVSLGMVRNLRIVEDYVYLRLYVGTHQQELEAEVRSRLSDLTWCKKLYIQLCTIPGVKTTLAISSGKGGVGKSTVSVNLAAALAQQGAKVGILDADVYGPNIPQMLGLNQTEVQIVGTPAGQRFIPLEAHGIKVMSVGLLAEPDHPLAWRGPVLHKIITQFIQEVEWGELDYLLIDLPPGTGDAQITIIQESPIRGVLLVTTPQQVAVADVRRSIHMFRRVGVPVLGIIENMSYLVCGSCGDRTPIFGSGGGQQLATELQAPLLGEVPIAAPICQGGDAGQPIAIADPNALASQVFQQIAAGIHQTFQLPGMGN; encoded by the coding sequence ATGTCTAGCCACTCTTCTCCTTTCCGTTCTCCTAGTCTCGCCGAAGCACCCTCTGAAGCTGCTCCTGATCCATCATTGCTGGTACGTCAATCAGAGGTAGTGGCTCGCCTCAAACAGATAGTAGAACCTGTTTTACAGAATGACATTGTCAGCCTGGGTATGGTACGCAATCTCCGCATTGTGGAAGATTATGTTTATCTGCGGCTGTATGTTGGGACTCATCAACAGGAACTAGAAGCCGAAGTGCGATCGCGCTTGTCTGATTTAACTTGGTGCAAAAAGCTCTATATTCAGCTCTGCACGATTCCAGGTGTTAAAACCACGTTGGCGATTTCTAGTGGCAAAGGAGGTGTGGGTAAATCAACAGTGTCGGTAAATTTGGCAGCAGCACTGGCCCAACAAGGAGCAAAGGTTGGAATTTTGGATGCTGATGTCTACGGTCCTAATATTCCGCAGATGTTGGGGCTAAACCAGACAGAAGTACAGATTGTGGGGACTCCAGCAGGGCAGCGATTTATCCCTCTAGAAGCCCACGGCATCAAAGTAATGTCAGTAGGGCTATTAGCAGAACCCGATCATCCCTTGGCTTGGCGCGGGCCTGTGCTCCACAAAATCATCACTCAATTTATCCAAGAGGTAGAGTGGGGCGAGTTAGATTATTTATTGATCGATCTCCCCCCTGGCACTGGAGATGCCCAAATCACGATTATTCAGGAGAGCCCAATTCGGGGTGTCTTGTTGGTTACGACTCCCCAGCAAGTTGCAGTTGCGGATGTCCGCCGGAGTATCCATATGTTTCGACGGGTGGGAGTTCCGGTGTTGGGCATTATCGAGAACATGAGTTATTTGGTTTGTGGTAGTTGTGGCGATCGCACCCCTATTTTTGGCAGTGGCGGCGGCCAGCAGTTAGCAACTGAGTTGCAAGCGCCTTTACTCGGAGAAGTGCCGATCGCGGCTCCTATTTGTCAAGGCGGAGATGCAGGCCAACCGATTGCGATCGCAGACCCCAACGCCTTGGCGAGTCAGGTATTTCAACAGATTGCAGCTGGCATTCACCAAACTTTCCAACTTCCGGGGATGGGTAACTAA
- a CDS encoding HEAT repeat domain-containing protein, which translates to MSVETNQELEPWLEMLRSPEVSDRLVAVKTLQHLGDEAALTPLMTALQDESTVVQKLAVTALWELANPAAVPALISCLASPDEEIREEAQSALGELVSPDHLLLLLDALQQKDTNLQFHALVLLRKIHDVQSLPYVLPFFAAELPELREAAITTLRYLNQVDRCQPALALLQDASETVRRAAALTLGHLTDAEVVPLLSQALTTDADWQVRRNAAKSLAIHAAPAAIPTLQQALSDEHWQVRKAVAQALQQTPDQQVMPDLVRALADEYSDVRREAAIALGNLLHPAAINPLKQALDDPDRDVCIYAQRAIQKIQNSLNTTPNV; encoded by the coding sequence ATGTCTGTGGAGACGAATCAAGAACTAGAACCGTGGTTGGAGATGTTGCGATCGCCTGAGGTAAGCGATCGCTTGGTCGCTGTCAAAACTCTGCAACATTTAGGGGATGAGGCAGCTCTCACTCCACTTATGACAGCCTTGCAAGATGAAAGTACTGTAGTGCAAAAGTTGGCGGTGACAGCGCTTTGGGAGTTGGCGAACCCAGCCGCAGTGCCAGCACTAATCAGTTGTTTGGCTTCTCCTGATGAGGAAATTCGCGAGGAGGCGCAATCAGCTTTAGGTGAGTTGGTTTCTCCCGACCATCTACTGTTGTTACTGGATGCTTTGCAGCAAAAGGATACTAACCTACAGTTCCATGCGCTGGTGCTGCTGCGCAAAATTCATGATGTGCAATCTCTTCCTTATGTGTTGCCATTTTTTGCTGCCGAGCTACCAGAACTACGGGAAGCGGCAATTACGACCTTGCGCTACCTAAACCAAGTCGATCGGTGCCAGCCTGCTTTGGCACTCCTACAAGATGCATCAGAAACGGTACGACGAGCGGCGGCTTTGACCTTAGGGCATTTGACCGATGCAGAAGTCGTGCCTTTGTTGAGCCAAGCTCTGACGACTGACGCTGATTGGCAGGTACGCCGGAATGCAGCTAAGTCTCTTGCAATTCATGCAGCACCAGCCGCCATTCCGACGCTTCAACAAGCCTTGAGCGATGAGCATTGGCAGGTACGAAAGGCTGTGGCCCAAGCACTTCAGCAGACACCTGATCAACAGGTGATGCCTGACTTAGTCAGAGCTTTAGCCGATGAGTATTCTGATGTGCGGCGAGAAGCGGCGATCGCTCTGGGCAACTTATTGCATCCTGCGGCCATCAATCCCTTGAAACAGGCGCTAGATGATCCAGACAGAGATGTATGCATCTACGCCCAACGAGCCATCCAAAAAATTCAGAACTCCCTCAACACGACTCCTAATGTCTAG
- a CDS encoding ATP-binding protein, with amino-acid sequence MNGDEFIEQIHDVQQRVAELQEDATQLPSLQKSRLTESLERLTAALRDLQVAEEAIRLLLSAVQQSRDSIIITTAHVDPPGPEIVYVNPAFSEMTGYASEEVLGKTPRLLQGPDTDRELLRDLRQHLIDGEPFHGEAINYRKDGTEYYVEWNLTPIRDVQQTITHFVAIQRDISDRKRLEQEREHLLQQEQAARNEAEAANRTKDEFLAMLSHELRTPLTPILGWAKMLRTKQLSEAKRQEALDAIEQSAKRQSQVVDDLLDLSRIVQGKLTLNLTSVSLATPITAALETVRLSAEAKSIRIETKLDPTVEPAIGDTGRLQQVFWNLLSNAIKFTPYKGHIQLELKQVEQYAQITITDSGQGIHPEFLPFVFNRFRQQDSSITRQFGGLGLGLSISRQLVEAHGGTITVNSAGEGKGATFTVRLPLIPHTSPTEAPNSSTDRAQSLAGTQVLVIDDEPFTLKFITFALEEAGAAVTAVTSGQAALQALSQSNFDVLLSDIGMQEMDGYALIRQIRSSRPNRDLPAIALTAYATEDNCQKVLSAGFQQHLAKPVEPETLIAAIALALEQTSTLSRNS; translated from the coding sequence GTGAACGGGGACGAGTTTATTGAACAGATTCACGATGTGCAGCAACGAGTAGCAGAACTCCAAGAGGATGCTACCCAACTGCCATCGCTGCAAAAAAGCCGATTGACAGAATCCCTGGAGAGGCTGACCGCAGCTTTAAGAGATTTGCAAGTTGCTGAGGAAGCCATTCGGCTGCTGCTGTCTGCTGTACAGCAATCGCGCGACTCCATCATCATTACCACGGCCCATGTCGATCCGCCAGGGCCAGAAATCGTCTATGTTAATCCAGCCTTCAGCGAGATGACTGGCTATGCCAGCGAGGAAGTGCTTGGCAAAACTCCTCGGTTACTCCAAGGCCCTGATACCGATCGCGAGCTGCTTCGAGACTTACGCCAGCATTTGATTGATGGAGAACCTTTTCACGGTGAGGCAATCAACTACCGAAAGGATGGAACCGAATATTATGTGGAGTGGAACCTCACGCCGATTCGGGATGTTCAGCAAACCATTACCCACTTTGTCGCAATTCAACGAGATATTAGCGATCGCAAACGCTTAGAACAAGAACGAGAGCATTTATTACAGCAAGAGCAAGCTGCGCGGAATGAAGCAGAAGCAGCGAATCGGACCAAGGATGAATTCTTAGCGATGCTCTCTCATGAACTAAGAACTCCCCTGACACCCATTTTGGGTTGGGCTAAGATGTTGAGAACTAAGCAGCTGTCAGAAGCCAAGCGCCAAGAGGCGTTAGATGCGATCGAGCAAAGTGCGAAACGCCAATCTCAAGTCGTAGACGACCTGCTCGATCTCTCTCGGATTGTCCAAGGTAAATTAACTCTCAATCTCACTTCAGTATCATTGGCAACCCCCATTACTGCGGCGTTAGAAACGGTGCGTTTGTCTGCGGAAGCGAAATCTATTCGCATAGAGACAAAACTAGATCCAACGGTTGAGCCAGCCATTGGTGATACAGGCAGACTGCAACAAGTGTTTTGGAATCTGCTTTCAAATGCCATCAAATTCACCCCTTACAAAGGTCACATTCAGTTAGAACTGAAGCAAGTTGAGCAATATGCTCAAATCACGATTACCGATAGTGGGCAGGGAATTCATCCGGAGTTCTTACCGTTTGTATTTAATCGGTTTCGTCAGCAAGACAGCTCAATTACACGGCAATTTGGTGGCTTGGGGCTGGGCCTGTCCATCTCGCGGCAGTTGGTAGAAGCGCATGGGGGCACCATTACAGTCAATAGCGCTGGAGAAGGCAAAGGGGCAACTTTTACAGTGCGGCTTCCCCTCATACCGCACACTTCCCCAACGGAGGCTCCTAACTCATCAACCGACCGAGCGCAGAGTTTGGCAGGCACCCAGGTTTTGGTCATAGATGATGAACCTTTTACGCTAAAGTTCATCACTTTTGCCCTAGAAGAAGCAGGTGCAGCCGTTACTGCTGTCACTTCTGGGCAAGCAGCCCTGCAAGCTCTGAGCCAATCTAATTTTGATGTATTGCTGAGTGATATTGGGATGCAGGAGATGGATGGCTATGCTTTAATTCGGCAGATTCGTTCTTCTCGGCCAAATCGAGATCTGCCAGCGATCGCCCTCACCGCTTATGCGACTGAAGACAACTGCCAAAAAGTATTGTCGGCTGGCTTTCAACAACATTTGGCTAAACCCGTCGAGCCAGAAACTTTAATTGCAGCGATTGCGTTGGCCTTGGAACAAACGTCAACTCTATCGCGGAATAGTTAG
- a CDS encoding LysR substrate-binding domain-containing protein has translation MEVYQVRVFLEVARYLSFTEAADTLNLTQPAVSAKIKSLESEIGTSLFHRLGRKVQLTEVGQFLFAEGQKLIDLENHLLKTIEEIKQGKLGQLKVGCTTAIAEHWLPEVLFRYRQQYPDIQTQCVVFNSAESLHRALTSNQIDLGVSEIDLGDFSEISATAIAPIHYALIVATNHPLTKQKWLSLKELQKQRWVVLPASSANRLVLESRLTELGLLLADFPQIETVDTLSLVRTYLTQGNYVGFASDLEFKSERQSRILTSIPLQEFPVPGNVFLLLPQRLSQSVIPPSDRPSRKSPSLNPIQKFVALVQPAQTSTSQLAAASPATEPSVRLRSPSLITRSHQTHHPETITIRIGIQNATIPTVTGGLVIQRLGLLEHFLPRSGRYSSTQYQIQWQDFSLGAPIIQGLQSGQLDIGLLGDYPSLLSATSPSDSPHPVSKTRLVSFVSANPDGSCNAVIVPHESKLQSVEDLRGRVIAVPFSSSAHGMVMRSLQTANLLSDVTIAALDQANLNRPFQHPTKLADGYAHFAPFHAIACQQGKFRYLLDDDLSGLPAFHAVVVSEVLAEQHPEIVIAYLKALQAAQYWCANTSAALPLISRWTQLETEIIVQLLSSTFQKQLPNRFFSEMTIRPDWIAQHIAQLSLIPGNESLKAIDLNQWVQSDLLQTAKAQL, from the coding sequence GTGGAGGTTTATCAAGTTCGAGTTTTTCTGGAAGTTGCTCGATATTTAAGTTTTACTGAGGCGGCAGATACTCTGAACTTAACTCAGCCTGCGGTAAGCGCCAAAATTAAATCTTTAGAGTCAGAAATTGGCACTTCACTTTTTCATCGTTTAGGTCGCAAGGTTCAGCTTACAGAAGTGGGTCAATTTCTATTTGCCGAAGGCCAAAAGCTGATTGATCTAGAGAACCATCTACTCAAGACGATTGAGGAAATTAAACAAGGAAAATTAGGTCAACTGAAGGTTGGCTGCACTACTGCGATCGCGGAACACTGGCTCCCAGAGGTACTCTTTCGCTATCGTCAGCAGTATCCTGATATTCAAACTCAGTGTGTTGTGTTTAATTCAGCCGAAAGTCTGCATCGAGCTTTAACGAGCAACCAAATTGATCTAGGTGTTTCAGAAATTGATTTGGGTGATTTTTCTGAAATCTCGGCTACAGCGATCGCCCCCATTCACTATGCTTTGATTGTGGCAACAAACCATCCTCTAACCAAACAGAAATGGTTAAGTTTAAAGGAGTTGCAAAAGCAAAGATGGGTGGTACTACCTGCTAGTTCTGCAAATCGTCTAGTTTTGGAATCTCGGCTAACCGAATTGGGGCTGTTGCTCGCTGACTTTCCTCAAATTGAAACCGTTGATACTTTAAGCTTGGTACGGACTTATTTAACCCAAGGAAACTATGTAGGATTTGCTTCAGATTTAGAATTCAAGTCTGAGCGACAATCCCGTATTTTGACGAGCATTCCGCTCCAAGAATTTCCTGTGCCAGGGAATGTGTTTCTGTTACTACCCCAGCGCTTAAGTCAGTCAGTTATACCACCCAGCGATCGCCCCAGTCGTAAATCTCCAAGCTTAAATCCGATCCAAAAGTTTGTGGCTCTCGTTCAACCCGCTCAAACTTCTACCTCTCAGTTAGCGGCTGCGTCTCCTGCAACTGAACCCTCAGTGCGCCTGCGATCGCCCAGTTTAATTACGCGATCTCATCAAACTCACCATCCTGAAACGATCACCATTCGAATTGGGATACAGAATGCCACGATTCCCACGGTGACAGGAGGTTTAGTAATTCAGCGCTTGGGCTTGCTAGAACATTTCTTACCCAGGAGCGGTCGCTACAGTTCTACTCAATATCAAATTCAGTGGCAAGATTTCTCTTTGGGTGCCCCCATTATTCAAGGGTTACAGTCAGGGCAACTAGATATTGGCTTATTGGGTGATTATCCTTCCCTGCTCAGTGCCACGTCTCCCTCAGACTCTCCTCATCCAGTCTCTAAAACTCGCTTGGTCAGTTTTGTCTCAGCTAATCCAGATGGCTCTTGCAATGCTGTGATTGTGCCGCATGAATCTAAATTGCAGAGTGTAGAAGATTTGCGGGGGCGAGTGATTGCGGTTCCCTTCAGTTCCTCCGCTCACGGCATGGTGATGCGATCGCTCCAAACGGCCAACCTTTTATCAGACGTAACCATTGCCGCACTCGATCAAGCAAACTTAAATCGTCCTTTCCAACACCCAACCAAACTCGCCGATGGTTATGCTCACTTTGCTCCCTTCCACGCGATCGCTTGCCAGCAAGGAAAGTTCCGCTATCTGTTGGACGATGACTTAAGCGGTCTGCCGGCGTTTCATGCTGTCGTAGTGAGCGAAGTTCTAGCAGAACAACATCCAGAGATCGTGATTGCTTACTTGAAAGCCTTGCAAGCGGCTCAATATTGGTGCGCTAACACCTCTGCGGCTTTACCCTTGATTAGTCGTTGGACCCAACTTGAGACCGAAATTATTGTGCAACTGCTCAGCAGTACCTTCCAGAAGCAACTGCCAAACCGTTTCTTTTCAGAAATGACCATTCGGCCTGATTGGATCGCCCAACATATCGCTCAACTTAGCTTGATTCCAGGAAATGAGAGCCTAAAAGCGATCGATCTCAACCAATGGGTTCAATCAGACCTCCTCCAAACCGCCAAAGCTCAGCTCTAA
- a CDS encoding fumarate reductase/succinate dehydrogenase flavoprotein subunit produces MDTQWLKTDILVIGGGTAGTMAAIKAKQANPEGDVLVLEKANIRRSGAIAMGMDGVNTAVIPGHSTPEQYVREVTIANDGILDQKAVYQTGKLGYETIQELESWGVKFQKDAQGNYDLKQVHRVGKYVLPMPEGKDLKTILARQVKRHKARVTNRVMATRILVKDGRAIGAVGFDVRNGDFVVIQAKAVILCTGACGRLGLPASGYLYGTYENPTNAGDGYSMAYHAGAELSNIECFQINPLMKDYNGPACAYVASPFGAYTANAEGHRFISCDYWSGQMMLEVWKELNSGKGPVQLKMTHLDEDTISEIESVLWANERPSRGRFHEGRGENYRTHGVEMNISEIGLCSGHSASGVRVNEKAETTVPGLYAAGDMASVPHNYMIGAFVFGRLAGTHAVEYGQDLEHVEPDQEFLEAEKQRIYAPLSRPDGIPHTQVEFKLRRLVNDYLQPPKVDHKMEIGLRHFVRYHEALDQMGARDPHELMRCMEVHFIRDCAEMAARASLYRRESRWGLYHYRVDCPEKNNEEWFCHVIVQQDETGEMNLFKRPVEPYMVQVDLEREVYDVAVR; encoded by the coding sequence GTGGATACTCAATGGCTGAAGACGGATATTCTAGTGATTGGCGGCGGTACGGCTGGAACGATGGCTGCGATCAAGGCTAAGCAAGCAAACCCGGAAGGAGATGTGTTAGTCCTGGAAAAGGCTAACATCCGTCGTAGTGGGGCGATCGCGATGGGGATGGATGGCGTCAATACCGCTGTGATTCCTGGTCACTCTACACCTGAGCAATATGTGCGAGAAGTTACGATCGCCAATGATGGTATTCTCGACCAAAAGGCAGTCTACCAAACTGGGAAGCTGGGCTACGAGACGATTCAAGAGCTAGAAAGCTGGGGCGTAAAATTCCAAAAGGATGCTCAAGGCAACTATGACTTGAAACAAGTGCATCGGGTGGGTAAATATGTGCTACCAATGCCCGAAGGGAAGGATTTAAAGACGATTTTAGCTCGGCAAGTGAAGCGCCACAAAGCCAGAGTCACCAATCGCGTCATGGCTACGCGGATTTTAGTCAAAGACGGTCGGGCGATCGGAGCCGTTGGGTTTGATGTCCGCAATGGTGATTTTGTGGTGATTCAAGCCAAGGCTGTCATTCTCTGTACTGGAGCTTGTGGGCGCTTGGGCTTACCTGCTTCTGGTTATCTCTACGGCACTTACGAGAACCCTACCAATGCAGGAGATGGCTACTCAATGGCCTACCATGCAGGTGCCGAGCTATCCAACATCGAATGTTTTCAGATCAATCCTTTGATGAAGGATTACAACGGTCCCGCCTGCGCTTATGTAGCTAGTCCGTTTGGGGCTTATACTGCCAATGCAGAAGGACATCGCTTCATTAGCTGTGACTACTGGAGTGGCCAGATGATGCTGGAGGTTTGGAAGGAACTGAACTCTGGTAAAGGCCCTGTGCAACTCAAGATGACTCACTTAGATGAGGACACAATTTCTGAGATTGAGTCGGTTCTTTGGGCGAATGAGCGTCCTAGCCGAGGGAGATTTCACGAGGGGCGAGGTGAAAACTACCGTACCCACGGAGTCGAAATGAACATCTCCGAGATTGGTTTGTGCAGCGGCCATAGTGCTTCTGGGGTCCGGGTAAATGAAAAAGCTGAAACCACGGTGCCTGGCCTTTATGCGGCGGGAGACATGGCGAGCGTACCTCACAATTACATGATTGGAGCCTTTGTCTTTGGTCGCTTAGCAGGTACCCATGCAGTGGAATACGGCCAAGATTTAGAGCATGTTGAGCCTGACCAAGAGTTTCTGGAAGCAGAGAAACAGCGTATCTATGCTCCTTTGAGCCGTCCTGACGGTATCCCGCATACGCAGGTAGAGTTTAAGCTACGCCGCTTGGTGAATGATTATCTGCAACCTCCGAAGGTGGATCACAAAATGGAGATTGGTCTCAGACATTTTGTGCGTTATCACGAAGCCCTAGACCAAATGGGAGCCCGCGATCCCCATGAACTAATGCGCTGTATGGAGGTTCATTTTATCCGCGACTGTGCGGAGATGGCGGCAAGAGCTTCTTTGTATCGTCGAGAAAGCCGCTGGGGTCTGTATCACTATCGCGTAGATTGCCCAGAAAAGAACAATGAAGAGTGGTTCTGCCATGTCATTGTGCAGCAAGATGAGACAGGGGAGATGAATCTGTTCAAGCGGCCTGTAGAACCTTATATGGTGCAGGTAGATTTGGAACGAGAAGTTTATGATGTGGCGGTTCGTTGA